A section of the Veillonella criceti genome encodes:
- a CDS encoding nitrate reductase subunit alpha — protein sequence MNTFFKKFSYLAPKNKSESGHQAIYEGGRDWESMYRNRWSYDKVVRSTHGVNCTGSCSWNVFVKNGIVTWENQNHDYPETSPDMPDFEPRGCPRGASFSWYMYSPLRVKYPYVRGELADMWRAAKKEYPNALEAWKSIVTDPEKAKRYKSARGMGGFVRSTWEEASEITAASMLYTVQTYGPDRNFGFSPIPAMSMISYAAGARFMNLMGGACLSFYDWYADLPPASPQVWGDQTDVPESSDWYNAGYIMTWGSNVPQTRTPDAHFLTEVRYKGTKVISVSPDYAESTTAADTWLNVKAGSDGALAMAMGHVILKEYYVDNTTPMFVDYAKRYTDFPFLVQLEEQDGKLVAGHFLTAKTMGDKSAHSEFKYYVLDETTDSLVIPNGQMGHRWSDKSKWNLKLENSENGAPINPVLSFIDSKDEIKAVTLPFFGHLDDKQTLDRHVPVKRLHTREGVVYVTTVYDLLLANYGVDRGLGGAVNTDYTSDTPFTPTWQEKYTGIAPDMVIHTAREFADNAIATGGRSLIIMGGGINHWFHADVIYRAVLNLVLFCACEGKNGGGWAHYVGQEKLRPAEGWGAIMSAKDWQPVPRLQNGTSFFYFATDQWRTDEMDTDDLVSPLASPRYRHVGDYNVLAARLGWLPSYPTFNKSGAAIFEEAKQAGLTEFGDVKTFVAEQLKKKELSFAVEDPDAPENFPRNLIVWRANLITSSSKGHEYFMKHLLGTKNGLLENNEPVAKPTEIKWREQAGEGKLDLLVDLDFRMAGSALYSDIVLPTATWYEKTDLSSTDMHPFVHPFQPAVDPGWEAKTDWDIFLTLGKAVSKLAKEVNMPVYRDMVAMPLQHDSEAELAQPGGVVKDWSRGECEPIPGKTMPQLVEVTRDYTRIFEKQRALGPNLANGAVGAHGIAVNIGEQYEELKARNGVIRDASLGGVKAGNMTEVATGDVGIGCPSIEDAYQACQAVLTMSSATNGAVAHKSWAKAEELTGLTDLTKMTGGRSGEHITFEDIVAQPRLVISTPIFTGNGKDNRRYTPFTNNVELLMPFRTITGRQSYFLDHDMMAEWGEQMATYKPILAYAPMREALPNDGTREITLKYLTPHNKWSIHSMYFDTPQMLTLFRGGQSVWLNEDDANEIGVTDNDWIELYNSNGVVASRAVVTPRIPRGLVYMHHAQDRHINVPGTSLTGGRGGTHNTPTRIHMKPTHMIGGYGQLSYGFNYYGPTGNQRDMLVVVRKMKEVDWLED from the coding sequence ATGAACACGTTCTTTAAGAAATTTTCCTATTTAGCACCTAAAAATAAAAGTGAATCAGGTCATCAAGCCATTTATGAAGGAGGCCGTGACTGGGAATCCATGTATCGCAATCGTTGGTCTTACGACAAAGTAGTGCGTTCAACACATGGCGTTAACTGTACAGGTTCTTGCAGTTGGAATGTTTTTGTCAAAAATGGCATTGTCACTTGGGAAAATCAGAATCATGATTATCCTGAAACAAGTCCAGATATGCCAGATTTTGAGCCTCGTGGTTGTCCGCGCGGGGCATCGTTTTCATGGTATATGTACAGCCCTTTGCGGGTGAAATACCCGTATGTACGTGGTGAATTGGCGGATATGTGGCGTGCCGCTAAAAAAGAATATCCTAATGCGTTAGAAGCTTGGAAATCGATTGTGACAGACCCAGAAAAAGCGAAACGTTATAAATCGGCTCGTGGTATGGGCGGTTTTGTCCGTTCTACATGGGAAGAAGCCTCAGAAATTACAGCGGCCTCTATGTTATATACCGTGCAGACCTATGGCCCAGATCGTAATTTTGGGTTTTCACCAATTCCAGCTATGTCTATGATTAGCTATGCAGCAGGCGCTCGTTTCATGAACCTTATGGGTGGTGCCTGCCTTAGTTTCTATGATTGGTATGCCGATTTGCCACCAGCTAGTCCTCAAGTGTGGGGTGATCAGACGGATGTGCCGGAAAGTAGTGACTGGTATAATGCAGGCTATATTATGACTTGGGGGTCCAATGTTCCTCAGACTCGTACGCCAGATGCTCATTTTCTAACAGAAGTACGTTATAAAGGCACTAAGGTTATCTCCGTATCCCCTGATTATGCGGAATCGACTACCGCTGCGGACACTTGGTTGAATGTGAAAGCGGGTTCTGATGGCGCTCTTGCTATGGCTATGGGACATGTTATTTTAAAAGAATATTATGTAGATAATACGACGCCTATGTTTGTGGACTATGCCAAACGATATACGGATTTTCCATTCCTCGTGCAATTAGAAGAACAAGATGGCAAGTTAGTGGCGGGCCATTTCTTAACAGCTAAAACGATGGGCGACAAGTCCGCACATAGTGAATTTAAGTACTATGTATTAGATGAAACGACTGATTCATTGGTGATTCCTAATGGTCAAATGGGGCATCGTTGGAGCGATAAGTCAAAGTGGAACTTGAAGCTTGAAAATAGTGAAAATGGAGCACCGATTAATCCCGTACTCTCCTTTATTGATAGTAAAGATGAGATTAAGGCAGTTACATTGCCGTTTTTTGGCCATTTAGATGACAAGCAAACATTAGACCGTCATGTGCCAGTGAAACGGTTGCATACCCGTGAGGGCGTGGTGTATGTAACGACAGTTTATGATTTACTACTTGCTAATTATGGCGTAGACCGAGGTTTAGGTGGTGCTGTTAATACGGACTACACCAGTGATACGCCATTTACCCCAACTTGGCAAGAAAAATATACCGGCATTGCACCAGACATGGTGATTCATACAGCTCGTGAATTTGCAGATAATGCGATTGCTACGGGTGGTCGTTCCCTGATTATTATGGGTGGTGGTATCAATCACTGGTTCCATGCGGATGTAATTTATCGCGCTGTATTGAACCTTGTACTATTCTGTGCTTGTGAAGGTAAAAATGGTGGCGGTTGGGCGCACTATGTAGGCCAGGAGAAACTTCGTCCTGCTGAAGGTTGGGGCGCTATTATGAGTGCTAAAGATTGGCAGCCAGTTCCTCGTTTACAAAATGGTACGTCTTTTTTCTATTTCGCTACGGATCAGTGGCGTACTGATGAAATGGATACAGATGATTTAGTATCGCCATTGGCATCGCCACGATATCGTCATGTAGGTGATTATAATGTATTAGCGGCTCGTCTTGGTTGGTTGCCTTCCTATCCAACCTTTAATAAAAGTGGAGCAGCTATTTTTGAGGAGGCTAAACAAGCAGGTCTTACAGAGTTTGGCGATGTAAAAACGTTTGTAGCCGAGCAATTAAAGAAGAAAGAATTAAGCTTTGCTGTGGAAGATCCAGATGCACCAGAAAACTTCCCGCGCAATCTTATAGTATGGCGGGCAAATTTAATTACTTCGTCTTCTAAAGGGCACGAATATTTTATGAAACATTTGTTAGGTACGAAAAATGGCCTTTTAGAAAATAACGAGCCTGTAGCAAAACCAACAGAAATTAAGTGGCGTGAACAGGCAGGTGAAGGCAAGTTGGACTTGCTGGTTGATTTAGACTTCCGCATGGCTGGGTCTGCTTTATATTCTGACATTGTATTACCGACCGCAACTTGGTATGAAAAGACAGATTTGTCATCAACCGATATGCATCCGTTTGTGCATCCTTTCCAGCCTGCTGTTGATCCAGGTTGGGAAGCTAAGACCGATTGGGATATATTCTTAACTTTAGGCAAAGCCGTTTCAAAACTAGCAAAAGAAGTGAATATGCCTGTATACCGTGATATGGTGGCGATGCCTTTGCAACATGATTCTGAAGCAGAATTAGCGCAACCAGGTGGAGTGGTGAAGGATTGGAGCCGTGGTGAATGTGAACCAATTCCAGGTAAAACAATGCCTCAACTGGTAGAAGTGACGCGTGATTATACGCGTATTTTTGAAAAACAACGTGCGTTAGGTCCTAATTTAGCGAATGGAGCCGTAGGCGCTCATGGGATTGCTGTCAATATTGGTGAGCAGTATGAAGAATTAAAGGCTCGTAACGGTGTGATTCGTGATGCTAGTCTAGGTGGTGTTAAGGCCGGTAATATGACGGAGGTTGCTACTGGTGATGTAGGGATTGGTTGTCCTTCGATTGAAGATGCGTACCAAGCTTGCCAAGCGGTACTTACCATGTCTTCTGCTACGAATGGGGCCGTTGCACATAAGAGCTGGGCTAAGGCGGAAGAATTAACAGGCCTTACGGATTTAACCAAAATGACAGGTGGCCGTAGTGGTGAACACATTACCTTTGAAGATATTGTGGCTCAACCACGCTTGGTTATTAGCACGCCGATTTTTACTGGTAATGGTAAAGATAATCGCCGTTATACGCCGTTTACGAATAATGTGGAATTACTCATGCCATTCCGTACCATTACAGGGCGTCAATCCTATTTCTTAGATCATGATATGATGGCGGAATGGGGCGAACAAATGGCTACATATAAACCAATCTTAGCTTATGCGCCTATGCGAGAAGCTCTGCCAAATGATGGCACTCGAGAAATTACACTCAAATATTTAACGCCTCATAATAAGTGGAGCATTCATAGTATGTACTTTGATACGCCACAGATGCTTACCTTATTCCGTGGTGGTCAATCCGTATGGCTTAACGAGGACGATGCCAATGAAATTGGCGTCACCGATAATGATTGGATTGAATTATACAATAGCAATGGTGTAGTGGCTTCGCGGGCGGTAGTGACGCCACGTATTCCACGAGGGCTAGTGTATATGCACCATGCGCAAGATCGTCATATTAATGTACCTGGCACTAGTTTGACTGGTGGCCGGGGCGGTACACATAATACGCCAACGCGTATTCATATGAAACCAACCCATATGATTGGTGGTTATGGACAATTAAGTTATGGGTTTAACTATTACGGACCTACCGGTAATCAACGCGACATGCTTGTGGTAGTGCGTAAGATGAAGGAGGTTGATTGGCTTGAAGATTAA
- a CDS encoding Fe-S-containing hydro-lyase, protein MAETKHITTPLTEEVSRTLRAGDSVLITGKIYSARDAAHKVMTEALARGEELPIDWHDKIVYYLGPSPAKPGDPIGAAGPTTSGRMDAYTPTMLDQGIKGMIGKGSRSKEVVESMKKNGVTYFAAVGGAASLIAKSIKKYEVIAYGDLGPEALAELTVEDFPAIVVIDSEGNDFYKLGQEPYRQED, encoded by the coding sequence ATGGCTGAAACTAAACACATTACCACACCATTAACTGAAGAAGTATCCAGAACACTTCGTGCTGGCGACAGCGTGTTGATTACTGGTAAAATTTATAGCGCTCGTGATGCTGCTCATAAAGTTATGACAGAAGCATTAGCTCGTGGCGAAGAATTGCCAATCGATTGGCATGATAAAATCGTTTATTATCTTGGACCATCCCCAGCAAAACCTGGTGATCCAATTGGTGCAGCTGGTCCTACAACATCTGGTCGTATGGATGCTTACACACCAACAATGCTTGATCAAGGGATTAAAGGCATGATTGGTAAAGGTTCTCGTTCTAAAGAAGTTGTTGAATCCATGAAGAAAAACGGCGTAACTTACTTTGCTGCTGTTGGTGGTGCTGCTTCTTTAATCGCAAAATCCATTAAAAAATATGAAGTTATTGCTTATGGTGACTTAGGTCCAGAAGCTTTGGCTGAATTAACTGTTGAAGACTTCCCAGCTATCGTAGTTATCGACAGCGAAGGTAATGACTTCTACAAACTTGGTCAAGAACCATATCGTCAAGAAGACTAA
- the narI gene encoding respiratory nitrate reductase subunit gamma — protein sequence MSEFVWVALPYIAFTFLIIGSAVRYTVSERNWTTKSSQFLEKKQLRIAGPLFHFALLLVFLGHVGGILVPQEVTEMVGVDEHLYHAGALYIGGLAGILLVVGFLLLMKRRFGTSYMKVNTSSMDVWLFAFLGITILTGFLGTMMNADGAFNYRAYIGPWFRSLLIMQPQPELMLNIPPIFKAHMLSWMIVCIIFPFSRLVHCLSFPFRYLNRSAIVYRKR from the coding sequence ATGAGTGAATTTGTATGGGTCGCCTTGCCGTATATAGCGTTTACCTTTTTAATCATTGGGTCGGCGGTGCGTTATACGGTATCAGAGCGCAATTGGACGACAAAATCAAGTCAGTTTTTAGAGAAAAAACAATTGCGGATTGCTGGTCCTTTGTTCCACTTTGCTTTATTGCTAGTATTTTTGGGGCATGTAGGTGGCATCTTGGTACCGCAAGAAGTGACTGAAATGGTAGGGGTAGACGAGCATCTTTATCATGCAGGGGCTCTTTATATTGGGGGCCTTGCTGGTATTTTGTTAGTGGTTGGCTTTTTGTTGCTTATGAAACGCCGTTTTGGTACGTCGTATATGAAAGTCAATACATCGTCCATGGATGTGTGGCTCTTTGCTTTTTTAGGAATTACCATTTTGACAGGTTTTTTAGGAACGATGATGAATGCCGATGGTGCTTTTAATTATCGTGCGTATATTGGGCCGTGGTTCCGAAGTCTTTTGATTATGCAGCCTCAGCCCGAACTAATGCTCAACATTCCGCCTATTTTTAAAGCACATATGTTATCTTGGATGATTGTATGTATTATTTTCCCATTTAGTCGTTTGGTACATTGCTTGAGTTTCCCATTCCGTTATTTGAATCGTAGTGCCATTGTATATCGGAAGCGATAG
- a CDS encoding Crp/Fnr family transcriptional regulator encodes MKYTFEMVKELRAFHGLQETEFNDVIKSIGAYSKHFKKGGYITLAEEEIRCVSVIIKGTVHMMSEDIWGNRSILVFMNRGDLFGESFACSSNQVSLVNFYAASDVTALYIPFDKLLAFASKDVGPYRQLVQNIMTLVADKNVRILQKLEIVSKRNLRDKLMAYFSYMAKAWGRMEFDVPLGRVALSEYLCVDRSALTRELSRMQADGLIEFEKNHFKILVPADSLT; translated from the coding sequence ATGAAGTATACGTTTGAAATGGTGAAAGAATTACGAGCCTTTCACGGATTACAAGAAACAGAATTTAATGATGTAATAAAGAGTATAGGGGCATATAGCAAACATTTTAAAAAAGGGGGCTATATTACCTTAGCCGAAGAAGAAATTCGCTGTGTTAGCGTGATTATTAAAGGTACCGTTCATATGATGAGCGAAGACATATGGGGAAATCGTTCCATTTTAGTTTTTATGAATCGTGGCGACTTATTTGGCGAATCTTTTGCTTGTAGCTCTAATCAAGTATCATTAGTTAACTTTTATGCAGCATCAGATGTAACGGCTCTTTATATTCCTTTTGATAAATTATTAGCCTTTGCGTCTAAAGATGTAGGACCTTATCGTCAGTTAGTGCAAAATATTATGACTTTGGTAGCTGATAAAAATGTACGTATTTTACAAAAACTGGAAATTGTATCGAAGCGTAATTTGCGTGATAAATTGATGGCGTATTTTTCGTATATGGCCAAAGCTTGGGGGCGTATGGAATTTGATGTGCCTCTAGGTCGAGTGGCTTTAAGCGAATACTTGTGTGTCGATCGCAGTGCCCTTACGCGGGAGTTATCGCGTATGCAAGCAGATGGCTTAATCGAATTTGAGAAGAATCATTTTAAAATATTGGTACCAGCAGATTCATTAACATAG
- the narJ gene encoding nitrate reductase molybdenum cofactor assembly chaperone, whose product MNNTVAPTQASAATQRLYTEQDVLQVCAYLLSYPSETWWSALNELEAELSAWSEGPIKESLGSVVEYITSQTQREYEDEYVRVFDFSGNTNMYLTSYDATNAEEQAAELLVYKEFYQKHGFDVARELPDYVPALLELCSTLSVPEALPILAHSKESLVVLRQRLIDSRQVQAFILDVILQVIERWEGTTR is encoded by the coding sequence ATGAATAATACGGTGGCGCCAACACAAGCATCTGCGGCAACACAACGGTTGTATACAGAACAAGACGTGTTACAAGTATGTGCGTATTTACTAAGTTATCCTAGTGAAACTTGGTGGTCGGCATTAAACGAATTAGAGGCTGAATTATCGGCTTGGTCAGAGGGGCCGATAAAGGAGAGTTTAGGTTCGGTTGTAGAATACATCACGAGTCAAACACAGCGCGAATACGAGGATGAATATGTGCGTGTGTTTGATTTTAGTGGCAATACTAATATGTATTTGACGTCATATGATGCGACTAATGCAGAAGAACAAGCGGCAGAACTATTAGTGTATAAAGAGTTTTATCAAAAGCATGGCTTTGATGTAGCTAGAGAGTTGCCTGATTATGTGCCCGCTTTATTAGAACTTTGTAGCACTTTGAGTGTACCTGAGGCATTGCCTATTTTGGCTCATAGTAAAGAAAGCTTAGTGGTTTTGCGACAACGTCTGATTGATAGTCGACAGGTACAAGCTTTTATTTTAGATGTGATTTTACAAGTTATTGAACGTTGGGAGGGGACTACACGATGA
- a CDS encoding fumarate hydratase, whose product MRTIDVAKVTETVAQMCKNAAYYLPQDVYEGLKAGRETEKSPVGCVVLDQIIKNAEIAREEDRPICQDTGYTIVFLEVGQDVHFEGGNLEEAVQEGVAKGYVEGYLRKSVVAEPLFNRKNTGNNTPCIIYTRIVPGDKVKIDMELKGFGSENKSGVKMLVPADGVEGVKNAVMEIVKKAGPNPCPPMVLGVGIGGTMDYAALLSKKALLRSTKKRNDMPEYAKLEEELLEMINKTGIGPQLGGTTTALAVNIEWAATHIAGLPVAVTICCHASRHAEEII is encoded by the coding sequence TTGCGTACTATCGATGTAGCAAAAGTGACGGAAACAGTAGCCCAAATGTGTAAAAATGCGGCTTACTATTTACCACAAGATGTATATGAAGGCTTAAAAGCAGGTCGTGAAACAGAAAAATCTCCAGTAGGTTGTGTTGTATTAGACCAAATTATTAAAAATGCTGAAATTGCTCGTGAAGAAGATCGTCCAATCTGCCAAGATACTGGTTATACCATCGTATTCTTAGAAGTTGGTCAAGATGTACACTTCGAAGGCGGCAACTTAGAAGAAGCTGTTCAAGAAGGTGTTGCTAAAGGTTATGTAGAAGGGTACTTACGTAAATCCGTAGTAGCAGAACCTTTATTCAATCGTAAAAACACTGGTAACAATACACCTTGCATTATCTACACTCGTATTGTTCCTGGCGATAAAGTTAAAATTGACATGGAACTTAAAGGTTTCGGTTCTGAAAACAAATCTGGCGTTAAAATGCTTGTACCAGCTGATGGTGTTGAAGGCGTTAAAAATGCTGTTATGGAAATTGTTAAAAAAGCAGGTCCTAACCCTTGCCCTCCAATGGTTCTTGGCGTTGGTATCGGCGGTACTATGGACTATGCAGCATTGCTTTCCAAAAAAGCATTACTTCGTTCTACTAAAAAACGTAACGACATGCCAGAATATGCTAAATTAGAAGAAGAATTGTTAGAAATGATTAACAAAACTGGTATTGGACCTCAGCTTGGTGGTACCACTACAGCGTTAGCAGTTAATATCGAATGGGCTGCTACTCATATTGCTGGTCTTCCTGTAGCCGTGACAATTTGCTGCCATGCAAGCCGTCATGCTGAAGAAATCATTTAA
- a CDS encoding Dps family protein produces MKNVQEVNKYLANLAIWNVKLHNLHFNVVGSQFVPTHEYLESVYDNAFEYYDAVAELLKMKGEEPVVRVSEYLKIASIEELDGRNFSVKEVYEILQGDFKLMSDLALAIRSAADEEDNFALVSLMEDHLAYYEKQLWFLRASLA; encoded by the coding sequence ATGAAAAATGTACAAGAAGTTAACAAATATTTAGCAAATTTAGCCATCTGGAATGTAAAACTACATAACCTTCATTTCAATGTAGTAGGTTCTCAATTCGTACCAACTCACGAATACCTTGAAAGTGTATACGATAATGCTTTCGAATACTACGATGCCGTAGCCGAACTTCTAAAAATGAAAGGCGAAGAACCAGTAGTTCGTGTATCTGAATACTTAAAAATTGCCTCTATCGAGGAATTAGATGGTCGTAATTTCAGTGTCAAAGAAGTATACGAAATCCTTCAAGGAGATTTCAAACTTATGTCTGACTTAGCCTTAGCTATCCGTAGTGCTGCTGATGAAGAAGATAACTTTGCTTTAGTTTCTCTTATGGAAGATCACTTAGCTTATTATGAAAAACAACTTTGGTTTTTACGTGCTAGCTTAGCATAA
- a CDS encoding MFS transporter, giving the protein MSTTSDRTASLSRREILAQWQPDNEQFWNQYGKKIAKQNLIVSTIALTISFCVWTLWSTIAVKLNAIGFHFTDEQLFTLAAMPGLVGATGRLIYTYMPGILGGRNWTFFATALLLIPLWGLAQALQDPTTSYETFFIYVALLGIAGANFSSSMANIGHFFPRSQRGTALGINAGIGNLGVSIIFLMAPIVMGMTIFAPLVGSPQTMQDGTILFLQNTCYVGIIQILITLGLIAKYMDNLPLPKQSPSSMMSIFTNKHTWIMTWIYTCGFGAFIGFSVALSLLVQKEFPEIAFAYGAFLGPFIGAGIRPVGGWLSDKINSGTTITLWSLVGMLIGAIFIMYGITAHNFIIFFCAFLFLFFMTGLETGASFRMIPYIFTNGMQSSLVTGFTAAIGAYGAFFIPKVFGWAYSTYQSVMPAFYIILVFMVITIFLTYWFYARKAAGMKC; this is encoded by the coding sequence ATGTCAACAACGTCCGACCGTACCGCTTCACTGAGTCGCCGCGAAATCCTAGCTCAGTGGCAGCCAGACAATGAACAATTTTGGAATCAATATGGGAAAAAAATTGCAAAACAAAATCTAATTGTATCGACCATTGCCTTAACCATTTCTTTCTGTGTATGGACTTTATGGTCAACAATTGCTGTTAAACTTAACGCCATAGGTTTTCATTTTACCGATGAACAGCTTTTTACCCTAGCAGCCATGCCCGGCTTAGTAGGCGCTACAGGACGCTTAATTTATACCTATATGCCAGGTATCCTAGGTGGCCGAAACTGGACATTTTTCGCTACAGCCCTCTTACTCATTCCATTATGGGGCTTAGCTCAGGCATTGCAAGATCCTACTACCTCTTATGAAACCTTTTTCATCTATGTAGCCTTATTAGGCATTGCAGGCGCTAACTTTTCTTCTTCTATGGCCAATATCGGCCACTTCTTCCCTCGTTCGCAACGGGGTACCGCACTCGGCATCAATGCAGGGATAGGTAATTTAGGGGTATCTATTATCTTTCTCATGGCGCCAATCGTAATGGGTATGACAATCTTTGCGCCTTTAGTAGGATCCCCTCAAACGATGCAAGATGGGACTATTTTATTCTTACAAAACACTTGTTATGTAGGTATTATTCAAATATTAATCACCTTAGGTCTTATTGCGAAATACATGGATAATTTACCATTGCCCAAACAAAGTCCGTCCTCTATGATGAGTATCTTTACTAATAAACATACTTGGATTATGACTTGGATTTATACTTGTGGCTTTGGTGCTTTTATTGGTTTTTCCGTAGCTCTTAGTTTATTAGTACAAAAAGAATTCCCTGAAATTGCCTTTGCTTACGGTGCTTTCTTAGGGCCTTTCATCGGCGCAGGGATTCGACCTGTTGGTGGCTGGCTCTCTGATAAAATCAATAGCGGTACGACCATTACCTTATGGTCATTAGTCGGCATGCTCATCGGCGCTATTTTCATTATGTACGGAATAACAGCCCATAACTTTATTATTTTCTTCTGTGCCTTCTTGTTCTTATTCTTCATGACAGGCCTTGAAACAGGGGCTTCTTTCCGCATGATTCCCTATATCTTTACTAATGGGATGCAATCTTCCTTAGTAACCGGTTTTACCGCTGCTATCGGTGCCTATGGCGCCTTCTTTATACCAAAAGTATTTGGCTGGGCTTATAGCACCTATCAGTCCGTTATGCCAGCTTTCTACATCATTCTAGTCTTTATGGTAATTACTATTTTCTTAACCTATTGGTTCTATGCTCGCAAAGCAGCTGGCATGAAATGCTAA
- the narH gene encoding nitrate reductase subunit beta, which translates to MKIKAQISMVMNLDKCIGCHTCSITCKNTWTNREGAEYMYFNNVETKPGIGYPKHWEDQNRWKGGWVLKNGKLELATGSKGNRLMKLFFHPEQPELKDYFEPWTYDYETLIHSKRKNNQPVARPRSLITKEKMEIEWGPNWEDDLAGGSTARADVNLQNIGQNIALDFHDIFMKYLPRLCNHCLNPACVAACPSGAIYKRDEDGVVLISQDVCRGWRHCVPACPYKKIYYNWQTNKAEKCVFCYPRLENGLPQICADTCVGRMRYVGVLLYDLDKVADIAATENSQDIYGNMLDVILDPHDPDIVKMAREQGIPENWLKAAKESPVYRLIKEWQIALPLHAEYRTVPMVWYVPPMSPILHKQASSVHFPEAEAMRIPVAYLAQLLSAGNEVVIRRVLDTLLDLRRYMQQRTRGEATTEFDEKYGPHALYDMYRLLGVAKYKDRFRIPAGMNASQEEKRLHQGVGGFSDCAFGGCSGSAGASGCSGGGCHE; encoded by the coding sequence TTGAAGATTAAAGCACAAATTTCCATGGTCATGAATTTAGATAAATGTATCGGCTGTCATACCTGTTCGATTACTTGTAAAAATACGTGGACTAACCGTGAAGGGGCCGAATACATGTATTTTAATAATGTGGAAACGAAGCCTGGTATAGGTTATCCGAAACATTGGGAAGACCAGAATCGCTGGAAAGGCGGTTGGGTGTTAAAGAATGGCAAGCTGGAATTAGCTACTGGTTCCAAAGGCAATCGCTTAATGAAACTCTTTTTTCACCCTGAACAACCTGAATTGAAAGATTATTTTGAGCCTTGGACGTATGATTATGAAACATTGATTCATTCTAAGCGTAAAAACAATCAACCAGTAGCACGCCCCCGTTCGTTGATTACAAAAGAGAAAATGGAGATTGAATGGGGTCCTAACTGGGAAGATGATTTGGCTGGAGGTAGTACTGCTCGAGCTGATGTAAACTTGCAAAACATAGGGCAAAATATTGCGCTTGACTTCCACGATATTTTTATGAAATACTTGCCACGTCTTTGTAATCATTGTTTAAATCCTGCTTGTGTAGCGGCTTGTCCTTCAGGGGCCATTTATAAACGTGACGAAGATGGAGTAGTTCTTATTTCACAGGATGTATGTCGCGGTTGGCGCCATTGTGTACCGGCTTGCCCTTATAAAAAGATTTATTATAATTGGCAGACCAATAAAGCTGAAAAATGTGTGTTCTGTTATCCGCGTCTAGAAAATGGGTTACCTCAAATTTGTGCTGATACTTGTGTAGGGCGCATGCGTTATGTAGGGGTACTACTATATGATTTGGATAAAGTGGCTGATATAGCAGCGACTGAAAATTCACAGGATATTTATGGCAATATGCTAGATGTTATTTTAGATCCACATGACCCAGACATTGTAAAAATGGCTCGTGAACAGGGAATACCAGAGAATTGGTTAAAAGCGGCTAAAGAGTCACCGGTATATCGCTTGATTAAAGAATGGCAGATTGCGTTGCCTCTCCATGCAGAATATCGCACAGTACCTATGGTGTGGTACGTGCCACCAATGAGTCCTATTCTACATAAACAAGCGTCATCCGTACATTTTCCTGAAGCGGAAGCCATGCGTATTCCTGTAGCGTATTTAGCACAATTGTTGTCAGCTGGCAATGAAGTGGTAATACGTCGTGTGTTAGATACATTATTAGATTTGCGTCGCTATATGCAACAGCGTACACGTGGGGAAGCGACTACAGAGTTTGATGAAAAATATGGCCCTCATGCATTATATGATATGTACCGCTTATTAGGGGTAGCTAAGTATAAGGATCGCTTTAGAATTCCTGCTGGTATGAATGCCTCACAAGAAGAAAAACGATTGCATCAAGGCGTAGGTGGTTTTAGTGATTGCGCCTTTGGTGGCTGCTCTGGAAGTGCCGGTGCTAGTGGTTGTTCAGGAGGTGGTTGCCATGAATAA